GTGTGGTCAGCTTTGCTCGGTTTCTCTATATAATCCATTGACAGTTTGaagaaaagttttgtttgtctAAGAGGACAGAACATCCAGGAATACTGTTTCAGAAGTGTCAAATTAGAGTGCAGTAATTTATGAGTGATTGACGGTGATAACTGTAATACTTGGCGGAATGAACTATCTAGAGTAAATTCAGAGTGCAAATCTACAATAGCAACAAGTCTGGGTtgcatgaatgttttattttttttttaagataaaaaaaaaaaattggctttaAATTGAAAggttaaataaattgttacattaaaaaatacatatatcttTTAGACTATAGTTTTTGATAATTGTCAAGattaatgattttattaatctgttaTACTAAACCAAAGTCATTAATGCATCCAGTATTACCATTAGGAAGTTCACTGTGcttttaagaaacaaattaaaGTTTACAGTCAGAGAATCTAACTTCTCACCTTTTTGATCTCAGGTTGATGACGTCCTGAAAATCTTACAAACCACCAATCAGTACCCGCTGGCAGAGACCATGATGATGATTGGGTTTTTCCTCACAGTATTTGTGGAACAGGCCGTGCTCACTTTCCGCAAGGAGAAGCCCTCGTTTATCGACCTGGAGACGTTTAATGCTGGTGACTCTGCAGCGGGGAGCGACTCAGAGAATGATGCTCCATTCATCTCTCCCCCTCGAGGTTCCAGAGACCACCAATACCATTCCCATCACCACGGACACTTCAGCCCTTCAGAGCTGATGCACGCTGGGCCGTTGAGATTAGCTGGCCTGGTGCTAGCACTGTCCGCTCACTCTGTCTTCGAGGGTCTGGCTTTGGGCCTTCAGGAAGATGGGGCTAAACTCGGAACCCTCTTCATTGGAGTGGCTATCCATGAGACGCTGGCAGCAGTGGCGCTGGGGGTTAATATAGCCAAGGCAGGAATCTCCTTACGGGATGCCAGTAAACTGGCCATAACAGTGAGCCTAATGATTCCTCTGGGCATCGGGATTGGAATGGGTATTCAGACAGTCCAGCGCTTGGCAGAAAGTATTATATCTGTAGTACTCCAGGGCATGGCAGCCGGGACGTTCCTCTTCATTACGTTCTTTGAGATCCTCTCGCGAGAGCTGGAGGACAAACACGACAGGCTACTGAAGGTGCTGTTTCTAGTACTGGGCTACAGTGTACTTGCAGGGCTCGTCCTCATCAAATGGTAAAAGGGGctcaaaatgtaacatttcctAAAATGGTGTACTGCTCCATCTGTCAAACATCATAACCAAGGGTTTCTGTAAATCTACTGTATAACTTTTGATACTTGACTTATGATGCAAGAGTTTTCAATCTTTTTAAAACCAGTAACCCAAAAATATGATTATGATATTTGTATGATTTGTATCTATAAAGGCTGCTGTAATATCctttgtgcgtgtgtgtacatgtatacacacacacacacacacacacatactattaagtgtcatattatttaatgttatttaaaaaaattaaataattatctttATTAGTGTCACTGTAccaagattaaatataaaatcaccaaatattaaatgtaaaattattaaaacatttactttaattGGTATTTTATAAGTGTTTTGTCAGATGtataaatctttcaaataaaatcaagattttttacatttattcc
The genomic region above belongs to Carassius gibelio isolate Cgi1373 ecotype wild population from Czech Republic chromosome A11, carGib1.2-hapl.c, whole genome shotgun sequence and contains:
- the LOC128022489 gene encoding zinc transporter ZIP3 — its product is MEIAVAKILCLLGVFALMLTGILLPVRMMHTEYDKVTRYRRVVALSNSFGGGVFLATCFNALLPAVREKVDDVLKILQTTNQYPLAETMMMIGFFLTVFVEQAVLTFRKEKPSFIDLETFNAGDSAAGSDSENDAPFISPPRGSRDHQYHSHHHGHFSPSELMHAGPLRLAGLVLALSAHSVFEGLALGLQEDGAKLGTLFIGVAIHETLAAVALGVNIAKAGISLRDASKLAITVSLMIPLGIGIGMGIQTVQRLAESIISVVLQGMAAGTFLFITFFEILSRELEDKHDRLLKVLFLVLGYSVLAGLVLIKW